In Asterias rubens chromosome 17, eAstRub1.3, whole genome shotgun sequence, a genomic segment contains:
- the LOC117301616 gene encoding uncharacterized protein LOC117301616 encodes MMSVDGNRPNQGNQEILQAIQALTNSLDVRVESACKKQQLSADVPTFKREGNKQQYNHCEKVLSLVEQAAQSIDSIDIAKACLTDIKKLVKERQKLIRIADRSELGWGVVKEYIADDLAHQASKSGPKRQWAAAAKRPAPKKKPTTGKYAPLICLLFLPGLLPLFLPNDDHFFVNTEASSTTVPASNAAFTATLDHLAPPYKLSSVNTDNKDQDQPIPGTSRECEHSQGHSGAPKGVKVKLKPCLPFWKNVLKASEFVVGVIESGYKIQFVVNPPPFYAKNQQIKS; translated from the coding sequence ATGATGTCCGTAGATGGTAATCGGCCAAACCAAGGCAACCAGGAAATCCTCCAGGCTATCCAGGCACTAACCAACTCCCTTGACGTAAGAGTTGAAAGCGCCTGCAAGAAGCAGCAGCTCTCAGCAGACGTACCCACCTTTAAGAGAGAAGGTAATAAGCAGCAGTACAACCACTGTGAGAAGGTTCTCTCACTAGTCGAACAGGCCGCACAGAGCATCGACTCCATCGACATTGCCAAAGCCTGCCTAACCGACATCAAAAAACTCGTAAAAGAACGGCAGAAGCTGATTCGCATCGCCGACCGATCGGAGCTAGGTTGGGGTGTGGTGAAAGAGTACATTGCGGACGACCTGGCGCATCAAGCGTCGAAAAGCGGACCAAAAAGGCAGTGGGCAGCCGCAGCTAAGAGACCGGCGCCCAAAAAGAAACCAACCACTGGCAAATATGCACCACTTATATGTCTGCTTTTCCTACCAGGGCTCCTGCCGCTTTTCCTGCCCAACGACGACCATTTTTTCGTCAATACCGAAGCCTCCTCGACAACCGTTCCTGCTTCCAATGCGGCTTTCACGGCCACGTTAGATCATCTTGCCCCTCCCTACAAGCTCTCCAGCGTCAACACGGACAACAAGGATCAAGACCAACCGATACCAGGAACGTCTAGAGAGTGCGAACACAGCCAGGGCCATTCCGGGGCTCCCAAAGGAGTTAAAGTAAAACTCAAACCATGTCTTCCTTTTTGGAAAAACGTTCTAAAAGCCAGCGAATTTGTCGTTGGTGTGATTGAATCAGGCTATAAGATCCAATTTGTTGTGAATCCTCCcccattttatgcaaaaaatcaACAGATCAAGTCTTGA